In Prionailurus viverrinus isolate Anna chromosome C2, UM_Priviv_1.0, whole genome shotgun sequence, one DNA window encodes the following:
- the FAM43A gene encoding protein FAM43A, whose amino-acid sequence MLPWKKHKFELLAEAPPRQASKPKGYAVSLHYSALSSLARACPEGALSRVGSMFRSKRKKLHITSEDPTYTVLYLGNATTIQARGDGCTDLAVGKIWSKSEAGRQGTKMKLTVSAQGIRMVHAEERALRRPGHLYLLHRVTYCVADARLPKVFAWVYRHELKHKAVMLRCHAVLVSKPEKAQAMALLLYQTSANALAEFKRLKRRDDARHQQQELVGAHTIPLVPLRKLLLHGPCCYKPPVERSRSAPKLGSITEDLLGEQQEQELQEEEEEEHTEGCLEEEEEEEEEDRVGEEDPAAEEAEAQRALVVAMHLECGDLLDTLESGREEALGGGGDSVGPGAGPPPLLLGSASDVKAELSQLINDLGELSFGNDVRSLQADLRVTRLLSGESTGSESSIEGGGLDASSATAGDRSGPDDSAGPEEPH is encoded by the coding sequence ATGCTGCCGTGGAAGAAGCACAAGTTCGAGCTGCTGGCCGAGGCGCCGCCACGGCAGGCGTCCAAGCCCAAGGGCTACGCGGTGAGCCTGCACTACTCCGCGCTCAGCTCGCTGGCGCGGGCGTGCCCCGAAGGCGCGCTCAGCCGGGTGGGCAGCATGTTCCGCTCCAAGCGCAAGAAACTGCACATCACCAGCGAGGACCCCACTTACACCGTGCTCTACCTGGGCAATGCCACCACCATCCAGGCGCGCGGCGACGGCTGCACTGACTTAGCGGTGGGCAAGATCTGGAGCAAGAGCGAGGCGGGCCGTCAGGGCACCAAGATGAAGCTGACTGTGAGTGCGCAGGGCATCCGCATGGTGCACGCCGAGGAGCGCGCACTGCGCCGCCCGGGCCACCTCTACCTGCTGCACCGCGTTACTTATTGCGTGGCGGACGCTCGGCTGCCCAAGGTCTTCGCCTGGGTATACCGGCACGAGCTCAAGCACAAGGCGGTAATGCTGCGCTGCCACGCGGTGCTGGTGTCCAAGCCCGAGAAAGCGCAGGCCATGGCCCTGCTGCTCTACCAGACGTCGGCCAACGCACTCGCGGAATTTAAAAGGCTCAAGCGGCGGGACGATGCGCGTCACCAGCAGCAGGAGCTGGTGGGCGCGCACACCATCCCGCTAGTGCCGCTGCGCAAGCTGCTCCTGCACGGACCCTGCTGCTACAAGCCGCCGGTGGAACGCAGCCGCAGCGCGCCCAAGCTGGGCTCCATCACCGAGGACTTGCTCGGCGAACAGCAGGAGCAGGAGCtgcaggaagaagaggaagaggagcacaccgagggctgcctggaggaggaggaggaggaggaggaggaggaccgcGTTGGGGAGGAGGACCCGGCAGCGGAAGAGGCCGAGGCGCAGCGGGCGCTGGTGGTGGCCATGCACTTGGAATGCGGGGACTTGCTGGACACGCTGGAGAGTGGCCGCGAGGAGGCGCTAGGGGGTGGCGGGGACTCGGTGGGCCCCGGGGCTGGGCCGCCGCCTCTGCTGCTGGGCAGCGCCTCTGACGTGAAGGCCGAGCTGTCGCAGCTTATTAACGACCTTGGCGAGCTCAGCTTCGGCAACGACGTGCGCAGCCTGCAGGCCGACTTGCGGGTGACGCGCCTGCTGTCCGGCGAGAGCACGGGCAGCGAGAGCTCCATCGAAGGTGGGGGCCTGGACGCCTCCTCGGCCACCGCCGGGGACCGGTCGGGCCCTGACGACAGCGCGGGCCCAGAGGAGCCCCACTAG